The Brumimicrobium sp. genomic interval AATTACTAGATCGTTGAAAGAAATGCGCACGCCTTCATTTGAATTCACAGCTTTACGAGCTGCAATTGCATTATCCATGTCAATATCCATGGTTAAGTAGAAATGAGGGGCAGTGAATTTACTTTCAGACAATCTCTTTGCAATGGTTTTGCGCATTTGAGAAACTGGTTCTTCTGTATATGCTTCTTTTTGTCCTCCCATGTTACTCATCACAGCTGTTCCAGCAGGGCGAACATAAGGAATATAGTTTTCAATATCTCTTCGTACAATTCTACCATTTTCACCAGTTCCGATAACCGTACTTAAATCAATCCCTTTTTCTTGAGCCATCTTTTTAGCTAGCGGAGAAATGAAGATACGACTTCCATCTGCAGCCAATATAATAGTTTCTTCAACATCAGAAGTATGATCTATTACTGGAGTGGATTCTGTTTTGGGAGTTTCTGGAATTGGTTTTACCTCGGCAGGCTTAACTTCTTCTATTGGCTCAGAGGCAGGTTTGCTAGCAGCTTTAGGTGCTGTTTTTTGTTCGGCAAGAATTTTAGAAATATCTTCTCCATCTTTACCTATCACAGCTAAAATTTCGTTTACAGGAGCAGTTCCTCCTTTTTCTACTCCGATAAATAGAAGTTTTCCGTCATAAAATGATTCAAACTCCATGGTAGCTTTATCTGTCTCAATTTCGGCAAGTAACTCGCCTGATTTTACACTATCACCAACTTTTTTATGCCATTCTGCCACAACTCCTTCAGTCATAGTATCAGAAAGTTTGGGCATTAAAATAACTTCAGCCATTGTTTCTAAATTATTTAGTATTCTTTAATATATGGATAATCTTCTTGCATGTATACATCTATATAGAGTTCGCTAGGATCTGGTAGAGGAGATTCCTCAGCAAATTTGATAGCTTCTACAATTTCATTGTCCACCCAAGCTTCATACGCTTCAATTTCTTTATCTGTCATCAAGGAATTTGTGCGAATTATATCTAATGTATAGTTTATAGGGTCTTTTGCTTGATATTCTTGGACTTCCTCTTTGGTTCTATATTTTTGAGGGTCAGAAAGAGAGTGACCTTTATATCTATATGTTTTTATATTGAGAAGGGTAGGTCCATCACCTTTGCGTGCTCTTTCAGCAGCCATGGAAATTGCTTCATGTACTGTTTCCGGTTTCATTCCATCAACAGTAAAAGAGGGCATTTTGTATGAAGCGCCAATTACGGACAAATCATCTACGTTAGTAGTTCTCTCTATAGAAGTACCCATGGCGTAATTATTATTCTCAATAATGAATATAGCAGGAATCTTCCAATTCATTGCCATATTAAATGTTTCGTGAAGTATCCCTTGACGTGCTGCTCCATCTCCAAAGTAAACCAAAGTTACATTGTCGTTCTTTTTATACTTATCTGCAAAAGCAATTCCAGCTCCCATACCAATTTGTGCGCCTACAATTCCGTGCCCTCCCATGAAGTTTACTTCCTTGTCAAAAAAGTGCATAGAGCCACCTTTTCCTTTAACGATACCTGTCTTTTTTCCGTATAATTCGGCCATAAGTGGACGAATATTTGTACCTAAAGATATAGGGTGACCATGTGTTCTATATGCCGAAATGTGTTTATCTCCTTTTTTTGTTGCACTAGCTGCGCCAACCACAACAGCTTCTTGACCAATATATAAGTGGCAAAAACCTCCAAATTTTTGTTGAATATATAACTGACCGACTTTCTCTTCAAACTTGCGAATTAAAAGCATGTCCTTATACCATTTGATATATGTCTCTTTTGAATATTTTAGCTTATTAGGTGTACTAGCTTTTTTGGTTGCTTTTTTAGGAGTGTTTGAAACCTTTGTTGCCATAATTAAAAACTATTAATACAATCTTACAAATATAACGCTTATCTTATTCTAAATACATTTAAAGAGGTAAATTTTAGGTAAAGTGTAGGGTGAGATGAAGAAAACAATCACTTATTTCCAAAAATAAGAGGCAATAAATGATGAATTCCATCAAACAAATAAAAACTTCCATCTTGATTTTCTAATAAAATTTCAAATGGTTCTCCTTGTACATCTGCATATTCTGCCATAACTTGGCGACAAGCGCCACACGGTGAAAATATATCTTCTTTGCGCAATAGTTCTCCGCTACCTGATACAACTAATAATTTGATTTTATAGTGTAAGCTATGAGCTCCATAATTGTATAAAGCTACTCTTTCAGCACACATACTGGAAGGATATGCTTTGTTCTCTTGATTGTTGCCCGTAATTATTTCGTCATTTTCTAACAGTAAAGCAGCGCCTACTTTAAATTGAGAATAGGGAGCGTATGCTTCTGATTTAGCTTCGCGACAAGCGTTTACAGTTTTTTGATATGTAGTTGGAAGTGAATCAAAATTGGAGATGTGTTGATAGGAAAAGCTAAATTCTTTTTTCATATGATATCATTTCTTTAATTCGAGATCTAATAAAATGCCTTCTTCCCAATCATAGCATGATTTATCACAATTCTTGTATGCACCGTTACCTAATTCATCACTATCTATCACCATAATAGTATCTCCATTTACTACATATTTGGCAGTAGCCGTGTAGCGATTATCAATAGGCAATAAATAAGTTTCTTCTGTATTATTTGTAAAAAATTTATCAATCTTTTCTCCTTTGTCATAATATCCTTTATACATGCGTATCTCAACAGGTTTATTTGATTTAGAGATCTTAAGCTTGACATATAAGTCATCTGGTCCTTCCGTATAACAGATTTTATTCTCGTCACAAATTTCCTTTTCTTTTTTCTTAAAGCAAGAACTCAGAGAAATGCAGATAATACAGATAAGTGATATATAATATAGTTTTTTCATATCTTTTCCTTTTCGTTTATTCGTCTCTATTTTTACCTATGGCAAAATTTAGTTTGATTACAGCCATGTGTGGACTAGCACTTGGGATGGTGTTGAAGTACAAATATCCTGCATATATTCGGAATGCTTTTTTGAACTCAGCTTGAAATCCCCCACTTGGATGAATAATGAATTTTTGATTATGTGAATTGTAAAACCCTCGATAGCGTCCCCAAAAGAAGCTAAATTTTCCTAAAGCATACAGACCTAATTTATTCCCGTCGCCAAATTCTAAGAAATTAAATCGCTTTTCTAAATCAATAGAAAATTGATAAACCTTTTCTTTTGTTTGGATGAATAATTTGTCAGATTCTTCAAATAATATAGTTTTCTGATATGGTCTAAAAGCCCCATTGAAAGTCACGGTAAAATCATAACCTAATTCATCATAGCCCACTCCGAAATCTAGGATAAAGTCTTTGTTATGAAAAAAAGTTGCCCCACTAAATCCAAATTTAGGTTGCCAATAGCTTGCTCCAAAAGGGTTTGTTAAAAAAGCTTGTGCTTTTCCTTGTTGTATTGGAAAAATAAGTAGAAATCCTAATATAAATAATAGTAGCCTCATTATTTTATGAATAAAAAATAAAGCAAATATATATAAAACCTATAAAAGAAGTATAAAGTTAATCTATGACATTGTAAACACTCATGATTTCATTCATGATTTGATCCACATCAATCTTTTGGTCGATGATTCTTCCTGTTTTCATGTCAAACACCCAACCGTGTACTTGCACTTCCTTTCTGGATATAGCAAGTTGTACACTTTTGGTCTTAATAACATTGATTACTTGTTCATATACATTCAATTCTACCAGACGATCATAACGTTTTGCTTCATCCTTGATAGCGTTGAGTTCTGTCTTGTGTAAGCGATATACATCACGGATATTTCGCAACCAAGGGTTAAGCAAGCCATTATCTTTTGGCAGCATAGCAGCTTTGATGCCGCCACAGCCATAGTGGCCACACACTATAATGTGGGGAACTTTTAAATATTCAACAGCATAGTAAATAACAGATAGTACATTGAGATCATTATTAGGAGCCATGTTGGATATATTGCGGTGAGAAAATACTTCGCCAGGACCAACACCCATCATAGCTTCGGCAGTTACTCTACTGTCGGAGCATCCTATAAAGAGAAAAGAAGGGGATTGACCTTCAGCCATTTGTTTGAAGAATTCCGAATCTTTTGTTAGTTTTTCATTTACCCATTTCTCATTGTTTCTTAATACATCCGCTATTTCCATATCTTTATTTTTTTTAAAATTAGAAATTATTTCTCCTAATTCCTAAAAATGTGAATAAATAGAAGATAAAAGTTTATATCTTTATTCTCTAAATACATTCTTATGAAATTACGTTTTTTTCTATTCATATCATTCTTAATTCATTATTCCATTGTATATGTTCAGAATATGGACTTTTCCTGTGGAGCAGATGAAGTTAATACACATATTTTTTCAGAACACCCTGAATTACAGTCAGGATACCTGAGAGCTAAGCAACAATTAGATGCTTTTACAAAAGAATATGTACAAAATTATGTATTTGACAAGAGCGGGGCTACTTATATTATTCCAGTAGTTTTTCATGTAATCCATGATTATGGTGCTGGAAATATTTCAGATGAACAAATTTACGATGCAGTTAAACAAGTGAACATTCAGTTGCGCAAACTCAATGCCGACACCACAGAAA includes:
- a CDS encoding pyruvate dehydrogenase complex dihydrolipoamide acetyltransferase, translated to MAEVILMPKLSDTMTEGVVAEWHKKVGDSVKSGELLAEIETDKATMEFESFYDGKLLFIGVEKGGTAPVNEILAVIGKDGEDISKILAEQKTAPKAASKPASEPIEEVKPAEVKPIPETPKTESTPVIDHTSDVEETIILAADGSRIFISPLAKKMAQEKGIDLSTVIGTGENGRIVRRDIENYIPYVRPAGTAVMSNMGGQKEAYTEEPVSQMRKTIAKRLSESKFTAPHFYLTMDIDMDNAIAARKAVNSNEGVRISFNDLVIKACAVALRKHPAVNSAWLGDKIRRNQHIHIGVAVAVPEGLLVPVVRFADTKGLMQIGSEVKEFAAKAKDKKLQPQDWEGNTFTISNLGMYNIEEFTAIINSPDSCILAIGGIKQVPVVKNGQVVPGNVMKVTLSCDHRVVDGATGAEFLNTFKSYMENPMMMMV
- the pdhA gene encoding pyruvate dehydrogenase (acetyl-transferring) E1 component subunit alpha, which gives rise to MLLIRKFEEKVGQLYIQQKFGGFCHLYIGQEAVVVGAASATKKGDKHISAYRTHGHPISLGTNIRPLMAELYGKKTGIVKGKGGSMHFFDKEVNFMGGHGIVGAQIGMGAGIAFADKYKKNDNVTLVYFGDGAARQGILHETFNMAMNWKIPAIFIIENNNYAMGTSIERTTNVDDLSVIGASYKMPSFTVDGMKPETVHEAISMAAERARKGDGPTLLNIKTYRYKGHSLSDPQKYRTKEEVQEYQAKDPINYTLDIIRTNSLMTDKEIEAYEAWVDNEIVEAIKFAEESPLPDPSELYIDVYMQEDYPYIKEY
- a CDS encoding cytidine deaminase yields the protein MKKEFSFSYQHISNFDSLPTTYQKTVNACREAKSEAYAPYSQFKVGAALLLENDEIITGNNQENKAYPSSMCAERVALYNYGAHSLHYKIKLLVVSGSGELLRKEDIFSPCGACRQVMAEYADVQGEPFEILLENQDGSFYLFDGIHHLLPLIFGNK
- a CDS encoding carbonic anhydrase, whose translation is MEIADVLRNNEKWVNEKLTKDSEFFKQMAEGQSPSFLFIGCSDSRVTAEAMMGVGPGEVFSHRNISNMAPNNDLNVLSVIYYAVEYLKVPHIIVCGHYGCGGIKAAMLPKDNGLLNPWLRNIRDVYRLHKTELNAIKDEAKRYDRLVELNVYEQVINVIKTKSVQLAISRKEVQVHGWVFDMKTGRIIDQKIDVDQIMNEIMSVYNVID